Proteins from a single region of Vicia villosa cultivar HV-30 ecotype Madison, WI unplaced genomic scaffold, Vvil1.0 ctg.000739F_1_1, whole genome shotgun sequence:
- the LOC131630801 gene encoding protein LAZ1 homolog 2-like: MESNYFSKYEGIYHNIHQPALIIAGCSVLVALVLSLFLIFQHLRSYSNPSEQKWIVSIISMVPIYATESIISLWNPRFSLPCDILRSYYEAFALYAFGRYLIACLGGEGRVVELLEDESEENLEKPLLHDSDENIESEQRSFCNFFWRPCKLGKDVLAIEKFGLVQYMILKTVCAFLAFILELFGVYGDGKFKWNYGYPYIAVVLNFSQMWALYCLVQFYNVTHERLQPIKPLAKFISFKAIVFATWWQGVGIVLLCTFQVLPNDGKLQTGLQDFLICIEMAIAAVAHVFVFSAKPYHFVPASSAEGKVREERIEATLDIDEEGEKKPAVLKETTTQVEAPRTSVKESVQDIVVEGGQRVVKDVVMTINQAMEPVEKGVTKIQKTFHHKTVVSSDEEGEKSDIEIETDVTENVTKERNDIAMV; this comes from the exons atggaatcaaATTATTTCTCTAAATATGAAGGAATATATCATAATATTCACCAACCTGCTCTCATCATTGCTGGGTGTTCTGTTCTTGTAGCTCTTGTGCTCTccctttttctcatttttcaaCATCTTAGATCATATTCCAATCCCTCG GAACAAAAATGGATTGTTTCTATCATTTCCATGGTTCCAATCTATGCAACTGAGTCT ATTATTTCTTTGTGGAATCCAAGATTTTCTCTTCCATGTGACATTTTAAGAAGCTACTATGAAGCCTTTGCTCTATATGCTTTCGGAAGATATCTGATCGCTTGTCTTG GTGGTGAAGGAAGGGTTGTAGAACTACTTGAAGATGAATCCGAGGAAAATCTCGAAAAACCCTTGTTGCATGATTCGGACGAGAACATTGAATCCGAACAGAGATCGTTTTGCAACTTCTTTTGGCGACCTTGCAAACTTGGAAAAGATGTTCTTGCTATTGAAAAATTTGGTCTTGTCCAATAT ATGATCCTGAAGACTGTTTGTGCTTTCTTAGCATTTATACTTGAACTGTTTGGTGTTTATGGCGACGGTAAATTCAAATGGAACTACGG GTATCCATATATAGCAGTAGTATTGAACTTCAGCCAGATGTGGGCATTATACTGCCTTGTGCAATTCTATAATGTTACTCATGAGAGACTTCAACCGATAAAGCCACTCGCAAAGTTCATCAGCTTTAAGGCTATAGTGTTTGCTACTTGGTGGCAAGGTGTGGGTATTGTGCTATTATGTACATTTCAAGTGCTACCGAATGACGGGAAATTACAAACTGGGCTGCAGGATTTCTTAATCTGTATAGAG ATGGCCATAGCAGCTGTTGCTCATGTATTTGTATTTTCGGCAAAACCGTATCATTTTGTTCCCGCTTCTTCTGCGGAAGGAAAAGTTAGAGAGGAAAGAATAGAAGCAACATTGGATATAGatgaagagggagagaagaaaccAGCTGTGCTTAAAGAGACGACGACTCAAGTGGAGGCTCCGAGAACAAGCGTCAAAGAGAGCGTCCAGGATATAGTTGTTGAAGGCGGTCAACGA GTTGTGAAGGATGTTGTAATGACGATAAATCAGGCGATGGAGCCGGTGGAAAAGGGAGTGACTAAAATTCAGAAGACTTTCCATCACAAAACAGTGGTTTCATCAGATGAAGAGGGAGAAAAATCAGATATAGAAATTGAGACAGATGTCACAGAAAATGTCACAAAGGAAAGGAATGATATTGCAATggtgtaa